One window of Anaerolineales bacterium genomic DNA carries:
- a CDS encoding aspartate kinase, with protein sequence MQKTLVMKFGGTSVGSVDALRNVTQIIRDSKKDWERVVVVTSAVSGVTNLLLDSAASASQGKIDSLTQAESTLREKHFAAASLLIKDEAMLKTVKAEINELIRSLIDLCKAIAVLGEASPRALDAVASLGERMSVRLLAAILSDAGMESRSIESTEFIVTNAHFQNAHPDFRITTERTRAVMNPILEKGIIPIVTGFIGATPEGVVTTLGRGGSDYSAAIIGRVLPADEVWIWTDVDGVMTTDPRIVKEALTLPEISYGEIAELAFFGAKVLHPKTIRPVVDAGIGLRICNTFNPSHSGTRLTSNGDGRVKAHKPEKVVKAVTAIRKQRLVTIEGRGMLGVPGVAARAFGTVASTGTSVPLITQASSEQSICFAVPSEVAPTIVSALEKSFAYEIEDEDIDRVWATDDVSIVTVVGSGMRHTPGVAGRVFSQLGLNNVNVLAIAQGSSEVSISLVVDSADTESAVKALHELIVAS encoded by the coding sequence ATGCAAAAAACACTTGTAATGAAATTTGGGGGAACATCCGTCGGATCGGTGGATGCGCTGAGGAACGTCACACAGATCATCCGTGACTCTAAAAAGGATTGGGAACGGGTCGTCGTCGTAACATCCGCCGTCTCCGGGGTGACGAATCTGCTTTTGGATTCAGCCGCCTCCGCTTCGCAAGGGAAAATTGATTCGCTTACCCAAGCCGAATCCACGCTGAGAGAAAAACACTTCGCTGCTGCAAGCTTGCTCATCAAGGATGAAGCGATGCTCAAGACGGTCAAAGCCGAAATCAACGAATTGATTCGCTCACTCATAGATTTATGCAAAGCGATTGCCGTCCTCGGTGAAGCCAGCCCGCGGGCGTTGGACGCGGTCGCATCGCTGGGCGAACGGATGAGCGTGCGGTTGCTGGCGGCAATCTTAAGTGATGCGGGAATGGAATCTCGATCAATCGAATCGACCGAATTCATTGTCACGAACGCTCATTTCCAAAACGCGCACCCGGACTTTAGAATCACAACTGAAAGAACAAGGGCTGTTATGAATCCAATCCTGGAAAAGGGCATTATCCCCATCGTTACCGGTTTCATCGGCGCAACTCCGGAAGGCGTCGTTACCACGCTGGGCCGCGGAGGAAGCGATTATTCCGCCGCCATCATTGGCCGAGTCCTCCCTGCCGACGAGGTTTGGATCTGGACCGATGTGGACGGCGTAATGACAACGGACCCGCGCATTGTCAAAGAGGCGCTTACACTACCGGAGATCAGCTACGGCGAAATTGCCGAGTTGGCATTTTTCGGGGCAAAGGTCCTGCATCCCAAAACGATCCGCCCCGTCGTCGATGCCGGGATCGGACTACGCATCTGCAATACATTCAACCCATCCCATTCCGGCACGCGCCTCACCAGCAATGGAGATGGCAGGGTTAAGGCGCACAAACCGGAAAAGGTTGTCAAAGCCGTGACTGCGATTCGCAAACAACGCCTCGTCACCATCGAGGGACGCGGCATGCTGGGCGTTCCGGGCGTGGCGGCGCGCGCTTTTGGAACGGTGGCATCAACGGGCACAAGTGTGCCATTGATCACCCAGGCATCATCCGAGCAGTCGATCTGTTTTGCAGTGCCGTCGGAAGTTGCGCCGACGATCGTTTCAGCGCTTGAAAAATCGTTCGCCTATGAGATCGAGGACGAAGACATCGACCGCGTATGGGCGACCGATGATGTCTCCATTGTCACCGTCGTCGGCTCGGGGATGCGCCATACACCGGGAGTGGCGGGGAGGGTTTTCAGCCAGCTCGGATTGAACAACGTCAACGTGCTCGCCATCGCGCAGGGTTCTTCAGAGGTATCCATTTCCCTCGTCGTCGATTCGGCAGACACAGAAAGCGCGGTCAAGGCGTTGCACGAGCTTATTGTTGCAAGTTGA
- a CDS encoding membrane dipeptidase produces MELMPLMVDAHADIAYNMLRYGRDYTRSVSETRALESGSFTVKDNGDTLISWQEYQRGRIAVIFSTLFAAPIRFRTQEGDKIVYKNFDEAHKLYSDQLDVYHRMQDSMPDKFRILASKRDLELHLDHWNSSTPEETHPVGMVILMEGAEAIRDLSELEMWHERGVRLIGPAWVGTRYCGGWKESGPLTDDGRKLLSAMADFNFALDLSHMDERAAVEALDTYEGPIVGTHANCAALMQNPNTNRHFTDRIIEGVIERDGVVGIVPFNTYLKVGWLRDKGSRREEVPLDAVVNHIDHVCQLAGDSLHAGIGSDFDGGFGLQSVPPEIDTIADLQKLVSLLKARGYSDADVANILGGNWISRLKRDLP; encoded by the coding sequence ATGGAACTCATGCCTTTGATGGTCGACGCGCATGCGGATATTGCCTACAACATGCTCAGATATGGGCGCGATTACACCCGTTCCGTTTCAGAAACCCGCGCGCTAGAATCGGGCAGCTTTACTGTAAAGGATAACGGCGATACCTTGATCAGCTGGCAGGAATACCAGCGGGGACGGATTGCCGTTATTTTTTCGACCCTCTTTGCGGCGCCGATCCGTTTCCGAACGCAGGAAGGCGACAAGATCGTGTATAAAAATTTCGACGAAGCGCACAAGCTTTACTCTGATCAACTCGATGTCTATCATCGAATGCAGGATTCCATGCCGGACAAGTTCCGGATCCTCGCCTCGAAACGGGACCTGGAACTGCATCTTGACCATTGGAACTCGTCCACACCAGAAGAGACTCATCCCGTGGGCATGGTCATCCTTATGGAAGGCGCCGAGGCGATTCGCGACCTCTCTGAATTGGAAATGTGGCATGAACGCGGAGTCCGCTTGATCGGTCCCGCCTGGGTTGGCACGCGTTATTGCGGCGGCTGGAAGGAGTCCGGTCCTCTGACCGATGACGGACGCAAACTTCTCTCAGCAATGGCGGACTTTAATTTCGCCCTCGACCTCAGCCACATGGATGAACGTGCCGCCGTAGAAGCGCTCGATACATATGAAGGACCCATCGTTGGCACACATGCCAATTGCGCGGCATTGATGCAGAACCCGAATACGAACCGGCATTTTACCGACAGAATCATCGAAGGCGTTATCGAGCGGGACGGAGTTGTTGGAATCGTCCCATTCAATACTTACTTAAAGGTTGGCTGGCTTCGCGACAAGGGAAGCAGACGCGAAGAAGTCCCACTCGATGCCGTCGTCAATCACATCGATCACGTCTGCCAACTTGCCGGCGATTCGTTGCACGCGGGCATCGGCTCCGACTTCGACGGCGGCTTCGGTTTGCAGTCTGTCCCGCCGGAAATTGATACAATTGCAGACCTGCAAAAACTGGTATCCTTATTGAAGGCGCGCGGCTATTCCGACGCCGACGTCGCGAACATCCTCGGCGGAAACTGGATTTCCCGCTTGAAACGCGATCTGCCATAA
- the asd gene encoding aspartate-semialdehyde dehydrogenase encodes MSQSQIPVAVLGATGSVGQRFVSLLDNHPWFKVVALAASDKSAGQKYASATRWVLDSPMPDYAKNMVIVPASTDAVQARIVFSALHTEVANELEPAFAKAGAAVCSNASSYRRGEDVPLLLPEINSEHIQLVKQQRKNKGWSGCIVTNPNCTSTGLTIALKVLDNQFGVKKVFATSLQALSGAGYPGVPSLDIMDNIIPNVGNGGEEEKVEWEPRKMLGKFNNGRIDLAGMVFSVHTNRVAVIDGHTVCASVQLGKSAEPAMAIQAMRDYAAPPSARDLPSSPRPVIEVRDEADRPQPRLDRMTGKGMTTVVGRVRRDPIFDLKFVVLSHNTIRGAAGASIYNAELLVKENLL; translated from the coding sequence ATGTCCCAATCTCAAATTCCCGTAGCCGTTCTCGGCGCGACAGGCTCGGTCGGCCAGCGCTTCGTCTCCCTGCTCGATAATCATCCCTGGTTCAAAGTCGTTGCCCTTGCCGCGTCGGATAAATCTGCCGGGCAGAAATATGCCTCAGCCACGCGCTGGGTATTGGATTCTCCCATGCCAGATTACGCCAAAAACATGGTCATCGTGCCTGCATCCACGGATGCAGTGCAGGCAAGGATCGTTTTTTCGGCATTGCATACCGAAGTTGCCAATGAACTCGAACCTGCATTTGCGAAAGCCGGTGCGGCCGTCTGTTCGAATGCATCTTCGTATCGTCGGGGTGAAGATGTGCCGTTGCTCCTGCCAGAGATCAACTCCGAGCATATTCAACTCGTCAAACAGCAGCGCAAGAACAAAGGTTGGAGCGGGTGTATCGTCACCAACCCGAATTGCACCAGCACGGGTCTGACGATTGCGCTCAAAGTCCTGGATAATCAATTCGGCGTGAAGAAGGTTTTTGCCACCTCGTTACAGGCATTATCAGGCGCGGGGTATCCGGGTGTGCCATCACTCGACATCATGGATAACATCATCCCCAATGTGGGCAACGGCGGCGAGGAAGAAAAAGTGGAATGGGAACCGCGCAAGATGCTCGGCAAGTTTAACAATGGCAGGATCGATCTTGCAGGCATGGTCTTCAGTGTTCACACCAATCGCGTGGCGGTCATTGACGGTCATACCGTCTGCGCCAGTGTGCAGTTGGGAAAATCTGCGGAGCCCGCAATGGCTATCCAAGCAATGCGCGACTACGCGGCACCTCCCTCTGCGAGGGATCTGCCTTCGTCGCCGCGGCCTGTTATCGAGGTCAGGGATGAAGCGGATCGACCGCAGCCAAGACTCGACCGCATGACAGGAAAAGGCATGACGACAGTGGTCGGCCGCGTGAGGCGCGATCCCATCTTCGATCTTAAATTCGTTGTCTTATCGCACAACACGATTCGCGGTGCGGCAGGCGCGTCCATTTATAACGCGGAGTTGTTGGTGAAAGAAAATCTGCTTTAA
- a CDS encoding EamA family transporter: MKTKTWLVLITLYLVWGSTYFSIKVAIETIPPFFHAAARFLIAGLILMIWQKMAGYALPTRKQWISTAIIGNLLLLGGNGLVSWAEQFIPSGIASLLIGSIPMFLVLGEALRPGGTKPNLQIVVGLLIGLAGILVLVGPSEISTGSDRLDPLGVIVVLTACIFWSIGSIYSKTADLPASSLMNTGAQMVTASVGLTITSLLSGELSNWNPALVSTRSLFGMGYLILFGSIIGFSSYTWLLKNAPLPIFSTYAYVNPVVALILGVLFADEPLNARIIFASAIILGSVIFINWARQAGEKKKKSIAQQGTKSEMIEVHVQRSILPEKYSVKKS; encoded by the coding sequence ATGAAAACAAAAACATGGCTTGTATTGATCACTTTATATCTTGTGTGGGGATCGACCTATTTCAGCATCAAGGTTGCGATCGAGACCATTCCGCCGTTCTTCCATGCCGCGGCCCGTTTCCTGATAGCGGGATTGATCTTGATGATCTGGCAAAAAATGGCGGGATATGCGTTGCCCACCCGCAAACAATGGATATCCACTGCAATCATTGGCAACCTGCTTCTCCTGGGCGGCAACGGATTGGTCTCCTGGGCTGAGCAATTCATACCTTCGGGCATTGCCTCCCTGCTCATCGGTTCCATCCCAATGTTCCTTGTGCTGGGTGAGGCGCTCCGCCCCGGTGGCACAAAGCCGAATCTCCAGATCGTTGTCGGATTGCTGATCGGACTTGCGGGGATTCTCGTCCTGGTGGGTCCCTCCGAAATTTCGACCGGCAGCGACAGGCTTGACCCGTTGGGAGTCATTGTCGTGCTGACGGCCTGTATCTTCTGGTCCATCGGCTCCATTTATAGCAAGACCGCGGACCTGCCCGCCTCATCCCTGATGAACACCGGCGCGCAAATGGTGACGGCGAGTGTTGGCTTGACGATCACCTCCCTGCTCAGCGGCGAATTATCGAATTGGAATCCTGCCCTGGTATCCACCCGATCCCTGTTCGGAATGGGTTACCTGATCTTGTTCGGTTCCATCATCGGTTTCAGTTCATACACATGGCTGCTGAAGAATGCGCCACTGCCGATTTTTTCGACGTATGCGTACGTAAATCCTGTTGTGGCGCTGATCCTTGGCGTCCTGTTTGCAGACGAGCCGCTCAATGCCAGGATTATTTTCGCAAGCGCCATCATTCTCGGTTCGGTGATCTTTATCAACTGGGCGAGGCAGGCCGGCGAAAAGAAAAAGAAATCGATCGCTCAACAGGGGACGAAGAGTGAAATGATCGAAGTTCATGTCCAGCGGTCGATATTGCCAGAGAAATATTCCGTGAAGAAATCTTGA
- a CDS encoding ATP-binding protein, which produces MPAIFPFTAIVGQERMRRALILNAVDTRIGGVLIRGERGTAKSTAARSLAALLPHVKVVQDCRFGCDPDKPGTWCTECKERAASSKKLPYSERSTPFINLPVSATEDRVVGTLDIEKAIQKGERHFEPGVLANANRGLLYIDEVNLLDDHVVDILLDSAAMGVNTVEREGISFAHPARFILVGTMNPEEGDLRPQLLDRFALSVDIVGIRDARERMTIMERNIAYERDPEAFRKQWLPKEEELSKQIANARELVDQVKYSTRDLLSIAALTASLNVDGHRADMVILKAARAEAALEGRTKINDHDIALAAELALPHRIKRTPFQQAEMTTEQLQERIEQLAGQSMPSDEDEQSESGKEGEKEEKKT; this is translated from the coding sequence ATGCCTGCCATTTTCCCCTTTACTGCTATTGTCGGCCAGGAGCGCATGAGGCGCGCTCTCATTCTCAACGCCGTGGATACCCGCATCGGCGGCGTGTTGATCCGCGGTGAACGCGGCACAGCCAAATCCACCGCCGCGCGTTCGCTTGCTGCACTTCTTCCCCATGTAAAAGTGGTTCAGGATTGCCGCTTCGGCTGCGATCCCGATAAACCCGGAACCTGGTGCACGGAGTGCAAGGAACGCGCCGCTTCGAGCAAAAAACTTCCCTATTCTGAACGGTCCACCCCGTTTATTAACCTGCCCGTCTCCGCCACAGAAGACCGTGTGGTCGGCACTCTGGACATCGAAAAAGCCATTCAAAAAGGCGAGCGTCACTTCGAGCCGGGCGTGCTAGCCAACGCCAACCGCGGATTGCTCTACATTGACGAAGTGAACCTGCTCGACGATCACGTGGTGGACATCCTCTTGGATTCAGCCGCCATGGGAGTAAACACAGTGGAACGGGAAGGCATCTCCTTCGCGCATCCCGCCCGCTTCATCCTCGTCGGGACGATGAATCCTGAAGAAGGGGATCTTCGTCCCCAGTTGCTGGACCGCTTCGCGCTGTCCGTCGACATCGTGGGAATCCGCGATGCGCGCGAACGCATGACGATCATGGAACGCAACATCGCCTACGAACGTGACCCTGAAGCCTTCCGCAAGCAATGGCTCCCAAAGGAAGAGGAACTTTCCAAGCAGATCGCCAACGCACGTGAATTGGTGGACCAGGTTAAATACAGCACGCGCGACCTCCTTTCCATTGCGGCGCTGACCGCTTCTCTAAACGTGGATGGCCACCGCGCAGATATGGTCATCCTCAAAGCCGCGCGAGCCGAAGCCGCCCTGGAGGGCCGCACCAAGATCAACGACCACGACATCGCCCTCGCCGCCGAACTCGCCCTGCCGCACCGCATCAAGCGCACGCCCTTCCAGCAAGCTGAGATGACCACCGAACAATTGCAGGAACGCATCGAGCAGTTGGCGGGTCAATCCATGCCGAGCGATGAGGATGAACAATCCGAAAGCGGCAAGGAAGGCGAAAAAGAGGAAAAAAAAACTTAA
- a CDS encoding S1 RNA-binding domain-containing protein, whose amino-acid sequence MRVVNLSFHLYNPAHISISRSSRVTDQKETLSGTSNAQGDQNNNQSMEALLASESLSIDLPKAGEIRKGTIASISPNQILISIGAKSEGVVAGKELEQLTQEERDALKVGQELDVFVIVPEDANGNVVLSLKRAFEQIAWENVEKMITDETVLDTKIIGFNKGGLIAAVGNLRGFIPSSQISAARRAQSTGDKPEQRYQKMVGQPISVRIVEVDRERRRLILSERAASAESRSELKERVINELQEGQTYSGRVTSLADFGAFVNINGADGLVHLSEISWDHVTHPKEVLEVGQEVNVKVINIDRDKKRIGLSIRALQEDPWKSRMSKFSVGQLVEGAITRLTKFGAFARLEGDIEGLIHISELSENRVEHPKEVLHEGDVKTLRIIRIDPDQHRIGLSLRKVDSAAYADKDFKMLTKDFGQDENKE is encoded by the coding sequence ATGAGGGTTGTCAACTTGTCGTTTCACTTGTATAATCCCGCTCATATTTCGATTAGCCGGAGTTCACGAGTGACTGACCAAAAAGAAACCCTGAGCGGGACATCAAATGCGCAGGGAGATCAGAACAACAATCAATCGATGGAGGCGCTGTTAGCATCTGAATCGTTGAGCATTGATCTTCCCAAGGCAGGCGAGATTCGCAAAGGGACCATAGCAAGTATTTCACCGAACCAAATCCTGATCAGTATCGGGGCGAAGTCCGAGGGTGTTGTCGCGGGCAAGGAACTGGAGCAGTTGACCCAGGAGGAGCGCGATGCCCTCAAGGTCGGTCAAGAATTGGATGTTTTTGTCATCGTTCCCGAAGACGCGAACGGCAATGTCGTCCTTTCGCTGAAGCGCGCCTTCGAGCAGATCGCTTGGGAAAACGTGGAAAAAATGATCACCGATGAGACCGTTCTGGATACCAAGATCATCGGTTTCAACAAGGGCGGGCTCATTGCCGCGGTCGGCAACCTGCGCGGCTTCATTCCTTCATCCCAGATCAGCGCCGCGCGCCGCGCCCAATCCACCGGCGACAAACCCGAACAACGTTATCAGAAGATGGTTGGCCAGCCCATTTCCGTACGAATCGTGGAAGTGGATCGTGAACGCCGTCGATTGATCCTATCCGAACGCGCCGCCAGCGCGGAATCCCGTTCCGAGTTAAAGGAACGCGTCATCAACGAACTCCAGGAAGGGCAGACCTATTCAGGCCGGGTCACCAGCCTGGCAGACTTCGGCGCTTTTGTCAACATCAACGGCGCAGATGGTCTCGTCCATCTTTCAGAAATCTCCTGGGACCATGTCACTCATCCGAAGGAAGTGCTAGAAGTGGGGCAGGAGGTCAACGTCAAGGTCATCAACATCGACCGCGACAAGAAGCGCATTGGGCTTTCCATCCGCGCCTTGCAGGAGGATCCCTGGAAGAGCCGCATGTCGAAGTTCAGCGTCGGTCAACTCGTGGAGGGCGCGATCACACGGCTGACGAAGTTCGGAGCATTCGCCAGACTCGAAGGCGATATCGAGGGTCTCATCCACATCTCCGAGTTGAGCGAGAACCGTGTCGAACACCCCAAGGAAGTTTTGCATGAGGGCGATGTCAAGACCCTGCGCATCATCCGCATCGACCCCGACCAGCATCGCATCGGCTTGAGCCTCCGAAAAGTCGACTCAGCCGCCTACGCCGACAAAGACTTCAAGATGCTCACCAAAGACTTCGGTCAGGACGAAAACAAGGAGTAA
- a CDS encoding NAD(P)/FAD-dependent oxidoreductase, whose product MKYDVIIVGGRVAGAVLATRLGKLGHRVLVVEKSQLPSDTLSTSFFRAPALRVFEKMGVMGKVAAMAPRMELIWNYIDGHILVDPVEAPEEHLRFFLSERRITLDWILYKRMTREKNIEVRQNAKVKDLIWEDGRVAGIRWNEKGREHEATARVVVGADGFYSTLANLLQPPYESYVPVRRFAYYGYFRDLDSFDVPTAEHHFIGNTISYIFPTDYDLTMVAVSMPIQGFAEFKRSPLRNFMSHLESLPLLVSRLKDARLVSNLYGSGNIPSYQRMPYGPGWVLTGDAQQVMDPWSGMGIDHATTHADMLADSLDSWMNNGSTWDAAMSGYHKRIRAFSKKAFQRTTTFAADLRPMTQAALMKRGLFQGAPEVISVYKNYQ is encoded by the coding sequence ATGAAATACGACGTAATCATTGTAGGCGGACGCGTTGCAGGGGCGGTTCTCGCCACCCGGTTGGGAAAGCTTGGTCACCGGGTGTTGGTTGTGGAAAAATCGCAATTACCCAGCGATACTTTATCCACTTCGTTCTTTCGCGCGCCCGCATTGCGGGTGTTCGAAAAAATGGGTGTGATGGGAAAGGTGGCTGCCATGGCACCGCGCATGGAATTGATCTGGAACTATATCGATGGGCATATCCTTGTGGACCCTGTGGAAGCCCCGGAGGAGCATTTGCGGTTTTTCCTGAGCGAACGCCGCATTACCCTCGATTGGATCCTTTACAAACGAATGACCCGCGAGAAGAATATCGAGGTCCGCCAGAATGCAAAGGTCAAAGATTTGATCTGGGAGGATGGACGGGTGGCTGGCATCCGGTGGAATGAAAAGGGCAGGGAGCACGAGGCAACCGCACGGGTCGTGGTTGGAGCCGATGGATTTTATTCCACGCTTGCCAATTTACTCCAGCCGCCATATGAAAGCTATGTTCCGGTCCGGCGTTTTGCCTATTATGGGTACTTCCGTGATCTAGATTCATTCGATGTGCCTACGGCGGAGCATCATTTTATCGGAAATACGATCTCATATATCTTCCCGACCGACTACGATTTGACAATGGTGGCTGTGAGCATGCCGATCCAGGGTTTTGCTGAATTCAAGAGATCGCCCCTGAGAAATTTCATGTCTCATTTGGAATCGCTGCCCCTGCTTGTGTCGCGCTTGAAGGATGCGAGGCTTGTATCCAATCTATATGGATCCGGGAACATACCCAGTTACCAGCGAATGCCCTACGGGCCTGGCTGGGTATTGACCGGCGACGCGCAACAGGTCATGGACCCATGGAGCGGAATGGGCATTGACCATGCCACGACCCATGCTGATATGCTGGCGGACTCATTGGATTCATGGATGAACAACGGTTCCACCTGGGACGCCGCCATGAGCGGGTATCACAAACGCATTCGGGCTTTCAGTAAAAAAGCATTTCAGCGTACGACCACATTTGCCGCGGACCTGCGCCCCATGACCCAGGCTGCGCTCATGAAACGAGGCTTGTTCCAGGGAGCCCCGGAAGTTATATCTGTATACAAAAATTATCAGTAA
- a CDS encoding FAD-dependent oxidoreductase has product MFFSTTPRPESLRAIADVKLLPYWLDDPAKPELTPPLTRQIETDLAVIGGGFTGLWTALQAKQADPNRDVVLLEAVEVAIGASGRNGGFCAASLTHTLDNGLSHWEKELPKLIQLGRDNLDGIEATIKRFDIDCDFIRSGEIGVAVEEYQIADLHEEVEQAKQYGVPVHFFDQNEMRARINSPSFLAGAIDMSNAMLNPARLAWGLKKACLGLGVRIFEGTPVTELEEKRETILLKTPHGQVKARHVAMATNAFPPLLKHLSLYVVPVYDYALMTEPLSKAQHDAIGWYGRQGLSDNANQFHYSQMTSDGRILWGGYDAVYYRNNGVAPHLENRLASFGLLAEHFFQTFPQLEGLRFTHAWGGVIDTCSRYAVFWGKAYRGKLAYAMGYTGLGVGASRFGARVMLDLLSGGKTELTELQMVTTKPFPFPPEPFRSPIINFTRWSLDQADRNQGRRNLWLKTLDALGLGFDS; this is encoded by the coding sequence ATGTTTTTCTCGACCACACCGCGCCCCGAGAGCTTGCGGGCGATCGCGGATGTGAAATTGTTACCCTACTGGCTGGATGATCCCGCCAAACCTGAATTAACCCCACCTCTTACAAGACAAATCGAAACTGACCTTGCCGTTATCGGCGGGGGATTTACCGGTTTGTGGACAGCTTTACAAGCCAAGCAGGCTGACCCGAACCGGGATGTTGTTCTTCTCGAAGCGGTGGAGGTCGCCATAGGCGCCAGCGGACGCAACGGCGGTTTTTGCGCCGCATCGCTAACGCACACTCTCGATAACGGCTTGAGCCATTGGGAAAAAGAGCTTCCCAAACTTATTCAACTTGGCAGGGATAATCTGGATGGCATCGAAGCCACGATCAAGAGATTCGATATCGACTGCGATTTCATCCGTTCGGGTGAGATCGGCGTGGCGGTGGAGGAGTATCAGATCGCCGATTTGCATGAAGAAGTCGAGCAGGCGAAGCAATACGGTGTCCCGGTTCATTTCTTCGACCAAAATGAAATGCGCGCGCGAATCAATTCACCGTCATTTCTTGCGGGCGCGATAGACATGTCCAATGCCATGCTCAACCCGGCGCGGCTGGCATGGGGATTGAAGAAGGCATGTCTCGGGCTGGGAGTCCGCATTTTTGAGGGCACTCCGGTCACGGAGTTGGAAGAGAAGCGCGAAACGATTCTCCTAAAGACCCCGCATGGTCAGGTCAAGGCGCGTCATGTGGCAATGGCGACGAATGCCTTCCCCCCGCTGTTAAAACATCTTTCTTTGTACGTTGTGCCTGTCTACGATTATGCCTTGATGACCGAGCCGCTTTCGAAAGCGCAGCACGATGCAATCGGGTGGTACGGACGCCAAGGCTTGAGCGATAACGCCAATCAATTCCATTATTCGCAAATGACATCCGATGGGCGCATCCTGTGGGGCGGATACGACGCCGTTTATTATCGGAATAACGGAGTCGCGCCGCACCTTGAGAACCGCCTCGCCTCTTTCGGACTTTTGGCTGAGCATTTCTTCCAAACCTTCCCCCAGTTGGAAGGACTCCGTTTCACGCACGCCTGGGGCGGCGTAATCGACACCTGTTCGCGTTATGCTGTCTTTTGGGGAAAAGCCTATCGCGGAAAACTTGCCTACGCCATGGGCTACACTGGTCTCGGAGTCGGCGCATCCCGCTTTGGCGCGCGCGTGATGCTGGATTTGCTAAGCGGTGGGAAAACAGAACTCACCGAATTACAAATGGTGACGACCAAACCATTCCCCTTCCCGCCCGAACCCTTCCGCTCACCGATCATCAACTTTACGAGATGGTCGCTTGACCAGGCGGATCGGAATCAGGGGAGAAGAAATTTATGGTTGAAAACGCTGGATGCGCTGGGGTTGGGGTTTGATTCTTAA
- a CDS encoding VWA domain-containing protein, with protein MENREVFASTSANWWEGGQKVKAGDTFQPRKLNTPLDKLTRKQAGRRSLTKTERKHGRYIKSRPAGDKLNDIAFDATFRAAAPFQKQRTEERKKLAFSIKKSDLQRKIRVKRVANLVLFLVDASWSMAVAERMNATKGAILSLLTDAYQRRDRVGLIVFQKDRATLVLSPTNSVHLAQRALMDIPVGGKTPLSAGLFMAHDVLMHEKHIHPDVEPLLIILTDGAGNVSLGTLPPQEEGFKFAELIANEKIRSVVINMEHAAFDQGLAQQLADHLEAPCYSLSELKAEVLYNAVVDEMSKPAKK; from the coding sequence ATGGAAAATCGGGAGGTCTTTGCGAGCACGAGCGCGAACTGGTGGGAAGGCGGACAAAAAGTCAAAGCCGGAGACACCTTCCAACCGCGCAAATTGAACACTCCGCTCGATAAACTGACTCGCAAGCAGGCGGGACGGCGCTCGCTCACCAAGACCGAGCGCAAACACGGACGTTACATTAAATCCCGCCCCGCCGGGGATAAACTGAACGACATCGCCTTCGATGCCACTTTCCGCGCCGCGGCGCCATTCCAAAAACAACGCACAGAGGAACGCAAGAAACTCGCCTTTTCGATCAAGAAGAGCGACCTGCAGCGTAAGATCCGCGTCAAGCGTGTAGCGAATCTTGTCTTATTCCTCGTAGATGCGTCCTGGTCCATGGCAGTGGCGGAGCGCATGAACGCGACGAAGGGAGCGATCCTTTCGCTTCTCACGGACGCCTATCAACGCCGTGACCGCGTCGGCTTGATCGTCTTCCAAAAGGATCGCGCCACGCTGGTGCTCTCCCCCACCAACTCCGTTCACCTGGCTCAACGCGCCTTGATGGACATTCCCGTTGGCGGGAAAACCCCTCTCTCGGCAGGGTTATTCATGGCGCATGATGTTTTGATGCACGAGAAACACATCCATCCCGATGTGGAACCGCTTCTTATCATCCTGACCGATGGGGCTGGAAATGTTTCCCTGGGCACTTTACCGCCCCAGGAAGAGGGATTCAAATTTGCAGAATTGATCGCGAATGAGAAGATCCGCTCGGTTGTCATCAACATGGAGCACGCCGCATTCGACCAGGGTCTCGCCCAGCAACTGGCAGACCACCTCGAAGCGCCGTGCTACTCGCTCAGCGAATTGAAAGCGGAAGTGTTGTACAACGCTGTTGTGGATGAAATGTCCAAGCCGGCGAAGAAGTAG